One genomic segment of Bacteroidales bacterium includes these proteins:
- a CDS encoding C69 family dipeptidase has product MKKNLFVLMTAILMSITTINQSNACTNYLITKGASTDGSTMISYAADSHVLFGELYHWPAATWADDAMLDVYEWDTGKYLGAIKQAKQTYNVVGNMNEYQVAIGETTYGGRSELHDPNAIMDYGSLIYIALQRSKSAREAIKNIADLMDKYGYYSSGESFSISDANEVWIMEMISKGSVETGAVWVARMIPDGYVSGHANHARIGTFPKADGKTSITSKNLDKIFDTKITTVYAYDVIDFARKMKWYKGKDKNFSFSETYAPVDFGGARFCEIRVWSMFDQLVDNMDDYWEYAKGNIEHGDKLANGDKNVDGYATNRMPLWIKPNKKVSVQDMMHFMRNHLEGTELDMSKDVGAGPFNVPYRWRPLTWEVEGESYCNERATATQQTGFSFVAQSRSWLPNEIGGIFWFGVDDASSSVYIPMYSSITKAPHTFERDNGKMMVWSDDAAFWVFNQLSNFAYTRYNTIHPEIAEKQKAFEDGFVAATKEVDKVALTLLEKDTKTAVEYLTNYSCTEADKVTYAWKEFYHYLFMKYMDGNIKTADPGKQNPKLKQPGYSKEFLKQIVDETGDKLKMPKEKGGH; this is encoded by the coding sequence ATGAAGAAAAATTTATTCGTGCTAATGACAGCTATTCTGATGTCTATTACCACAATTAATCAGTCAAATGCTTGTACCAACTATTTGATTACAAAAGGTGCTTCAACCGATGGCTCTACTATGATTTCTTATGCGGCCGATTCACATGTTTTATTCGGAGAATTATACCATTGGCCGGCTGCAACTTGGGCAGATGATGCCATGTTGGATGTTTATGAATGGGATACTGGAAAATATCTTGGGGCTATCAAGCAAGCTAAACAAACCTATAATGTAGTAGGAAATATGAATGAATACCAGGTTGCTATTGGTGAAACAACTTATGGCGGACGTAGTGAATTACACGATCCAAATGCTATTATGGATTATGGTAGTTTGATATATATTGCGTTGCAACGTTCAAAATCTGCTCGTGAAGCAATTAAAAATATTGCCGATTTAATGGATAAATACGGCTATTATAGTTCCGGCGAATCTTTTTCTATTTCGGATGCCAATGAAGTTTGGATTATGGAAATGATTAGCAAAGGAAGTGTTGAAACAGGTGCTGTTTGGGTAGCTCGTATGATTCCTGATGGTTATGTTAGTGGTCATGCTAATCATGCTCGTATTGGAACTTTTCCAAAAGCCGATGGAAAAACCAGTATTACATCTAAAAATTTAGATAAAATATTTGATACTAAAATTACAACTGTATATGCTTATGATGTGATTGATTTTGCTCGTAAAATGAAATGGTATAAAGGAAAAGATAAAAACTTTAGTTTTTCTGAAACTTATGCTCCTGTCGATTTTGGTGGTGCTCGTTTTTGCGAGATCCGTGTTTGGTCTATGTTCGATCAGCTTGTTGACAATATGGACGACTATTGGGAATATGCAAAAGGAAATATTGAACATGGCGATAAATTAGCCAATGGCGATAAAAATGTTGATGGATATGCAACTAACCGCATGCCTTTGTGGATAAAGCCAAATAAAAAAGTTAGTGTTCAAGATATGATGCATTTTATGCGTAATCACCTCGAAGGAACTGAATTAGATATGAGTAAAGATGTTGGAGCAGGACCTTTTAACGTTCCTTATCGTTGGCGTCCACTGACTTGGGAAGTAGAAGGAGAGTCTTATTGCAACGAACGCGCAACAGCTACTCAACAAACAGGATTCTCTTTTGTAGCTCAATCGCGCTCTTGGTTACCCAACGAGATAGGCGGTATATTTTGGTTTGGTGTTGATGACGCATCAAGTTCTGTATATATTCCAATGTATTCCAGCATAACAAAAGCCCCACATACTTTTGAAAGAGACAATGGTAAAATGATGGTTTGGAGTGATGACGCTGCTTTTTGGGTGTTTAATCAATTAAGTAATTTCGCTTATACTCGTTATAATACAATTCATCCTGAAATTGCAGAAAAGCAAAAAGCCTTTGAAGATGGATTTGTTGCTGCAACTAAAGAAGTGGATAAGGTTGCTCTTACTCTTTTAGAGAAAGATACAAAAACGGCAGTAGAATACCTTACCAATTATTCTTGTACCGAAGCCGATAAGGTAACTTATGCTTGGAAAGAGTTTTACCACTACTTATTTATGAAGTATATGGATGGTAATATTAAAACAGCTGATCCCGGAAAACAAAATCCTAAGTTAAAACAACCAGGTTATAGTAAAGAATTTTTAAAACAAATTGTTGACGAAACTGGTGATAAATTAAAAATGCCAAAAGAAAAAGGCGGTCACTAA
- the gldG gene encoding gliding motility-associated ABC transporter substrate-binding protein GldG, whose product MVDKKKYQTRKNKKKSLIRLFIGIVAIFLINLIVSQVYLRFDLTQEKRYTLSDATIQMLKELDDYAYFKVYLEGDFPAGFKRLRNETQDMLEEFKAHSHYIEYTFINPTGIADNKKRETLIQELVKKGLQPTNLHVNKKDGNSQILIFPGIILEYKGYEIPIELLNTQMGVSPERILNNSVETLEFNLASALLKIQDNKKPTVAFLDGHGELKGAYVADIVKSLNEFYILGSLRIDGRMSSVFAVDTITQKVLDKPIIDALIIAQPTKAFSESDKYVIDQYIMHGGKVFWLIDPVIANMDSLKNSSQTVALKNELNLDDQLFKYGVRLNSNLLLDLNSRSIPIVTGMIGKQAQQELLPWLYFPVLMPQSQHPIVRNLNSIMTEFPSTLDTVAVNNVKKTILLKSSLYSRLVATPAVIDLALLEEQPDAANYQAPPQDVVVLLDGRFKSLFANRITPALKDKFSLPPRKNESEKTSMLVSADGDIIKNQIHYNQHYPLPLGFDQFTRRTYGNKDFIINAMNYLCQDNGLINIRSREITLRLLDKNKVEKNKILIQIFNVFTPLILMLFLGLILTYIKKVRYTVK is encoded by the coding sequence ATGGTAGATAAAAAGAAATATCAAACGAGGAAAAACAAGAAAAAAAGTTTAATCCGACTTTTCATTGGAATAGTGGCTATTTTTCTAATAAACCTAATAGTATCTCAAGTTTATTTGCGCTTTGATCTTACTCAGGAAAAAAGATATACTCTTTCGGATGCCACTATTCAAATGCTCAAAGAATTAGATGATTATGCTTATTTTAAAGTGTATTTAGAAGGTGATTTTCCGGCAGGTTTCAAAAGATTGCGTAACGAAACCCAAGATATGTTGGAAGAGTTTAAGGCTCATAGTCATTATATAGAATATACTTTCATAAATCCTACAGGCATAGCCGATAACAAAAAACGCGAAACATTAATTCAGGAACTTGTTAAAAAAGGGCTGCAACCAACCAATTTACACGTAAATAAAAAAGATGGCAATAGTCAGATATTAATTTTCCCGGGGATTATTTTGGAGTATAAGGGTTACGAGATTCCCATTGAATTACTGAATACACAAATGGGAGTGTCTCCGGAACGAATACTAAATAATTCTGTGGAAACGCTTGAATTTAACTTAGCATCGGCTTTGCTGAAAATACAAGATAATAAAAAACCTACTGTCGCTTTTTTAGATGGGCATGGCGAGTTAAAAGGCGCTTACGTTGCAGATATAGTTAAATCTTTAAACGAATTTTATATCTTGGGTAGTTTGAGAATAGATGGTAGAATGAGTAGTGTGTTTGCCGTTGATACCATTACCCAAAAAGTATTGGATAAACCTATAATAGATGCTTTAATTATTGCACAACCCACTAAAGCATTTTCCGAAAGTGACAAATATGTTATTGATCAATACATAATGCATGGTGGAAAAGTTTTTTGGCTGATTGATCCTGTTATTGCAAATATGGATAGTTTAAAAAATAGCAGTCAAACAGTTGCTCTTAAAAACGAGCTTAATTTAGACGATCAATTATTTAAATACGGAGTGCGTTTAAACAGTAATTTATTACTCGATCTTAATTCCCGTTCTATTCCCATTGTAACAGGAATGATTGGTAAACAAGCCCAACAAGAGCTGCTTCCTTGGTTATATTTTCCGGTTTTAATGCCGCAATCGCAGCATCCTATTGTACGAAATTTGAATAGTATAATGACGGAATTTCCTTCTACTTTAGATACAGTAGCTGTGAATAATGTTAAAAAAACTATTTTATTAAAGTCTTCACTTTATTCGCGATTGGTGGCAACGCCTGCTGTTATTGATTTGGCTTTATTGGAAGAGCAACCCGATGCGGCTAATTACCAAGCTCCTCCTCAAGACGTTGTGGTGCTTTTAGACGGACGGTTTAAGAGCCTGTTTGCTAATAGAATTACTCCTGCTTTAAAAGATAAATTTAGCCTTCCACCAAGAAAAAATGAGAGTGAAAAAACAAGCATGCTGGTAAGTGCCGATGGCGATATAATTAAAAATCAAATACATTATAATCAGCATTATCCTTTGCCTTTGGGTTTCGATCAGTTTACAAGACGAACCTATGGAAACAAAGATTTTATAATAAATGCTATGAATTACCTTTGTCAGGATAATGGACTTATAAATATCCGATCACGAGAAATTACTTTACGCCTGCTCGACAAAAACAAAGTGGAAAAGAATAAAATTCTTATTCAGATATTTAATGTTTTTACTCCTTTGATTTTAATGCTTTTTTTAGGTCTAATATTGACCTATATCAAAAAAGTGAGATATACGGTTAAATAG
- the gldF gene encoding gliding motility-associated ABC transporter permease subunit GldF: protein MFALYKKEIAAFLNTLIGYVVILVFLLITGLFLWVFPTEYNILDFAYANLDPFFMLAPFVFLFLIPAISMRMFSEEKKTGTIELLFTRPLNDLQIIGAKYLAGLSLVIIAIIPSLIYVLSVYWLGFPYGNLDLGIIWGSYIGLIFLASAFVAIGLFSSAITDNQIIAFIIGISISAFAYLGFEIIYSLDLFGNFDLFVQSLGIQAHYTSIRRGVIDLRDLIYFISLTALFLLFTHTLLSRRKW from the coding sequence ATGTTTGCACTATACAAAAAAGAAATAGCAGCTTTTTTAAATACACTAATTGGTTATGTTGTAATCTTGGTGTTTTTACTTATTACGGGTTTGTTTTTATGGGTTTTTCCTACAGAATACAATATCCTTGATTTTGCTTATGCTAACCTCGATCCGTTTTTTATGTTAGCTCCTTTTGTATTTCTATTTTTAATTCCTGCCATAAGCATGAGAATGTTCTCAGAAGAGAAAAAAACAGGAACTATTGAATTGCTTTTTACTCGTCCGCTAAACGATTTGCAAATAATAGGAGCAAAATACTTAGCAGGATTAAGCTTAGTTATTATAGCCATAATTCCCAGTTTAATTTATGTTTTGAGTGTTTATTGGCTTGGTTTTCCCTATGGAAACTTAGACTTAGGAATTATTTGGGGGTCGTATATTGGTTTAATATTTTTGGCTTCGGCTTTTGTGGCCATTGGATTATTTTCATCGGCTATTACCGACAACCAGATTATCGCTTTTATAATTGGTATTAGCATTTCTGCTTTTGCTTATTTGGGATTTGAGATAATTTATTCTCTCGATTTATTCGGAAATTTTGATTTGTTTGTACAATCCTTAGGAATACAGGCGCATTATACATCCATTCGCCGTGGAGTTATTGACTTACGCGATTTGATATATTTTATTAGCCTGACAGCTTTGTTTCTTTTATTTACTCACACCCTTTTAAGTCGAAGAAAATGGTAG
- a CDS encoding SAM-dependent chlorinase/fluorinase, with product MSIITLTSDWGLKDHYLASVKGAFLRSIPEVTLIDISHQIPPFDLNQASFILKSAYKNFPEGTIHIVGVNTEASIEMPHVLIKYNKHYFIGADNGVFALMFDETPELIIELDIIQTSNRFSFSTKDVFVQAAMHLIEGNDIMLLGEKREFLTNKISFKPVIETNLIKGKVIYIDSYQNVITNITEDSFKEVVKGREFKILLRAGSYEITNISKSYMDVSEGELLALFDSENYLEISINKGKASGLLGLGIDDVIRIEVLT from the coding sequence ATGTCAATTATTACACTAACATCAGACTGGGGTCTTAAAGATCATTATTTGGCTTCTGTTAAAGGGGCTTTCTTACGCAGTATTCCTGAGGTTACATTAATTGATATATCGCATCAGATACCTCCTTTCGATTTGAATCAAGCTTCCTTTATTTTAAAAAGTGCTTATAAAAATTTTCCTGAAGGGACTATTCACATTGTAGGTGTAAATACCGAAGCGTCTATAGAAATGCCGCATGTTTTAATTAAATATAACAAGCATTATTTTATTGGTGCCGACAATGGTGTTTTTGCTTTAATGTTTGACGAAACTCCGGAACTAATCATTGAGCTTGATATTATACAAACTTCCAACCGTTTTTCATTTTCGACTAAAGATGTGTTTGTTCAGGCGGCTATGCATTTAATTGAAGGTAACGATATTATGCTTCTTGGTGAAAAAAGAGAGTTTTTAACTAATAAAATATCGTTTAAACCCGTTATAGAAACTAATCTGATAAAAGGAAAAGTTATTTATATAGATAGTTATCAGAATGTGATTACCAATATTACTGAAGATTCGTTTAAAGAAGTTGTTAAAGGGAGGGAATTTAAGATTCTGTTACGTGCCGGAAGCTACGAAATCACCAATATTAGCAAATCGTATATGGATGTTAGTGAGGGTGAATTATTAGCTCTTTTCGATTCGGAAAACTATCTCGAAATTTCTATAAACAAAGGAAAAGCAAGTGGTTTGTTGGGCTTAGGAATTGATGATGTAATACGAATAGAAGTACTTACTTAA
- a CDS encoding PhoH family protein — protein sequence MGEKILSVKGYDPLSIFGINENNLEVIRSLFPQLKIIVRGEMIKVIGSDKSVKTFENYFDQVLLHFEQFQSISESDLKMLADKDIKVGEKALPNDVLVHGRNGAQIKARTENQRKMVDSVNNNDLTFAIGPAGTGKTYTAVALAVRALKNKEVKRVILARPAVEAGENLGFLPGDMKEKLDPYMMPLYDALRDMLPASKLEKYLEDGTIEIAPLAYMRGRTLDYVFAILDEAQNATQNQLKMFLTRMGKTAKFIVTGDITQIDLPKKHHSGLVQATKILKNIPNIKIVVLNNSDIVRHPLVGKIIDAYKTEETQMGFHAKL from the coding sequence ATGGGAGAAAAAATACTTAGTGTTAAAGGTTACGATCCGCTATCAATCTTCGGTATTAACGAGAATAATTTAGAAGTTATTCGTAGTTTATTTCCACAACTAAAAATAATTGTTCGTGGTGAAATGATTAAAGTTATAGGTTCTGATAAATCAGTTAAAACTTTTGAAAATTATTTTGATCAGGTTTTATTACATTTTGAACAGTTTCAATCAATTTCCGAATCCGACCTTAAAATGCTTGCTGATAAAGATATTAAAGTAGGAGAAAAAGCACTTCCTAATGATGTTTTAGTGCATGGAAGAAATGGCGCTCAAATTAAAGCACGAACAGAAAATCAGAGAAAAATGGTAGATTCGGTTAATAATAACGATTTAACTTTTGCCATTGGTCCTGCCGGAACAGGAAAAACATATACCGCTGTTGCTCTTGCTGTTAGAGCATTAAAAAACAAAGAAGTTAAAAGAGTTATTTTAGCTCGTCCGGCAGTAGAAGCCGGCGAAAATTTGGGGTTTTTACCCGGCGATATGAAAGAAAAACTCGACCCTTATATGATGCCTCTTTATGATGCATTACGCGATATGTTACCCGCATCCAAGCTGGAAAAATATTTAGAGGATGGAACTATTGAAATTGCTCCTTTGGCATATATGCGTGGTCGAACACTGGATTATGTTTTTGCCATTCTTGATGAGGCACAAAATGCCACACAAAATCAACTAAAAATGTTCTTAACACGAATGGGGAAAACGGCAAAATTTATAGTCACTGGAGATATTACACAAATAGATCTGCCAAAAAAACACCATTCGGGTTTGGTTCAGGCAACTAAAATCTTAAAAAATATTCCAAACATTAAAATAGTGGTCTTAAACAATAGCGATATTGTACGTCATCCCTTGGTTGGAAAAATAATAGACGCCTATAAAACAGAAGAAACCCAAATGGGATTTCATGCTAAATTATAA